In Bacteroides coprosuis DSM 18011, the following are encoded in one genomic region:
- a CDS encoding hypothetical protein (KEGG: bth:BT_1416 hypothetical protein~SPTR: Putative membrane protein;~IMG reference gene:2504106793~PFAM: ResB-like family) gives MWRFPWGYKESIAIVLGVMGIGILLQLILGNFNFFFLAYPVNIVCGGVLVFLLLGLLLIRKSTFYKWLSGAPLAVILIGVMLVLTLIMGLTPQVSSSIIPEKDFFSRLGFTQMTTSWPFVLLYLFLLIALGSLILRRIYPFKKSDLAFYCTHIGLWIFLFTAGLGASDIKRYVMYVYENQVEWRVYDSEENVLELPIAIQLNDFIMEEYPPKLAIIDRETGAVQPENRIDLFQIDENRMKGKLWMFDLEVEEYIHEAVRNSDSTYAEVYMPGASPAAFVKIQNDSIVRQGWVSGGNRAQLYMTLPIDSSYTLVMTQAEPKRFISDIDVFMDDGSVQHALLEVNKPLRIGHWTIYQYGYDNEAGKMSNYSAFELVYDPWLPWVYVGIIILAVGCVILLWSGHKQKGGKK, from the coding sequence ATGTGGCGCTTTCCATGGGGATATAAAGAAAGTATAGCTATTGTTTTAGGTGTTATGGGTATCGGAATCTTACTTCAACTGATTCTGGGTAACTTTAACTTTTTCTTCCTTGCCTATCCCGTAAATATCGTTTGTGGAGGAGTTCTAGTATTTCTCCTTTTGGGGTTACTGCTGATACGAAAATCAACATTCTATAAATGGTTATCGGGTGCACCATTGGCTGTGATTTTAATAGGAGTAATGCTTGTGTTAACTCTGATTATGGGTCTGACTCCTCAAGTGAGTTCTTCTATAATCCCCGAAAAGGACTTTTTCTCTCGTTTGGGCTTTACACAAATGACTACTTCTTGGCCTTTTGTTTTACTCTATCTTTTTCTTCTCATAGCTTTAGGCTCTTTGATATTAAGAAGAATATATCCATTCAAAAAAAGTGATTTGGCTTTTTATTGCACTCATATCGGCTTGTGGATATTTCTTTTTACAGCAGGTTTAGGAGCTTCAGATATAAAACGTTATGTTATGTATGTATACGAGAATCAGGTAGAATGGAGGGTGTACGATAGTGAAGAAAATGTATTAGAACTGCCGATTGCTATCCAACTGAATGATTTTATTATGGAAGAGTATCCTCCTAAGTTAGCAATTATAGACAGAGAAACAGGAGCTGTGCAACCTGAAAACAGAATAGATCTTTTTCAAATAGATGAGAACCGCATGAAGGGTAAGCTCTGGATGTTTGATTTGGAAGTAGAGGAGTACATTCATGAAGCAGTACGGAATAGCGATAGTACCTATGCTGAAGTCTATATGCCTGGAGCTAGTCCTGCAGCCTTCGTGAAAATTCAAAACGACAGTATCGTTCGACAGGGTTGGGTTTCTGGAGGAAATCGTGCTCAATTGTACATGACACTACCTATCGACTCAAGTTATACTCTTGTAATGACACAAGCCGAACCTAAGCGCTTCATTTCGGATATTGATGTATTTATGGATGATGGAAGTGTACAGCATGCTCTTTTAGAGGTCAACAAACCACTACGCATTGGGCATTGGACTATTTATCAATATGGTTATGATAACGAGGCTGGTAAAATGTCAAACTATTCGGCTTTCGAATTGGTCTATGATCCTTGGTTACCTTGGGTGTACGTTGGTATTATTATCTTAGCAGTAGGGTGTGTGATCTTATTGTGGAGTGGACATAAACAGAAAGGAGGCAAGAAATGA
- a CDS encoding cytochrome c assembly protein (InterPro IPR002541~KEGG: pdi:BDI_0111 cytochrome c biogenesis protein CcsA~PFAM: Cytochrome c assembly protein~SPTR: Cytochrome c biogenesis protein ccsA;~IMG reference gene:2504106794~PFAM: Cytochrome C assembly protein) has product MTWDVFLYFAIPTLVLWIIAAFIIYKKNGAQIAKLMTLAGVIVFFCFIIGLWVGQDRPPLRTMGETRLWYSFFISIVGLITYYRWRYQWLLSFSNIVASVFVCINIFKPEIHSTNLMPALQSYWFVPHVTVYILSYAMLGAATITSIIQLRNFQKNKVDEKLYHLMDNLVYVGLGFLLLGMLMGAVWAKEAWGHYWSWDPKETWAFITSCGYLLYIHMRLRNRYPQIALWILSISFVLLMITWVGVNYLPSAQGSVHVYS; this is encoded by the coding sequence ATGACTTGGGATGTTTTTTTATACTTTGCTATACCTACACTTGTTTTGTGGATAATAGCTGCCTTTATCATCTATAAAAAGAATGGAGCTCAGATAGCTAAACTGATGACTCTTGCGGGTGTAATTGTATTCTTTTGTTTTATAATAGGCTTGTGGGTTGGACAAGATAGGCCACCTTTGAGAACGATGGGTGAAACCCGTTTGTGGTATTCTTTTTTTATATCAATTGTAGGATTGATTACTTATTATCGTTGGCGATATCAATGGTTGTTGTCTTTTTCAAATATAGTAGCTTCAGTTTTTGTATGTATTAATATATTCAAGCCAGAAATACATTCTACTAATTTAATGCCTGCTTTGCAAAGTTATTGGTTTGTCCCTCATGTTACAGTTTATATCTTGTCTTATGCTATGCTGGGTGCGGCAACTATTACATCAATCATTCAATTGAGAAACTTTCAAAAAAATAAAGTCGACGAAAAGCTGTATCACCTGATGGATAATCTAGTCTATGTGGGATTGGGATTTTTATTATTGGGTATGTTGATGGGTGCCGTTTGGGCTAAGGAGGCTTGGGGGCATTATTGGTCGTGGGATCCTAAAGAAACATGGGCATTTATTACCTCTTGTGGGTATTTACTCTATATTCATATGAGGTTGCGTAATAGGTATCCCCAAATAGCACTATGGATATTGAGTATATCTTTTGTACTCTTAATGATTACGTGGGTGGGTGTCAATTATCTTCCTTCTGCCCAAGGAAGTGTTCATGTTTATTCCTAA
- a CDS encoding FolC bifunctional protein (COGs: COG0285 Folylpolyglutamate synthase~InterPro IPR013221:IPR001645~KEGG: bvu:BVU_2328 putative folylpolyglutamate synthase~PFAM: Mur ligase, central~PRIAM: Tetrahydrofolate synthase~SPTR: Folylpolyglutamate synthase;~TIGRFAM: Folylpolyglutamate synthetase~IMG reference gene:2504106795~PFAM: Mur ligase middle domain~TIGRFAM: folylpolyglutamate synthase/dihydrofolate synthase), with the protein MNYEETVNYLYNCVPMFQKEGSSAYKEGLSTTKALDKHLNHPHTTYKTIHIGGTNGKGSTSHTLAAILQEAGYKVGLYTSPHLIDFRERIRVNGIPVSEKYVVDFIEKERSFYEPLSPSFFELTTALAFKYFEDQKVDVAVIEVGLGGRLDCTNIIQPDLSIITNISNDHNQFLGNTLAAIAGEKAGIIKEQTPIVIGEYNDETLPVFAAKAVEMNAPIYYAQNNPTLKEELCTPNAIGWRYQTQQYQNLDGELGGWCQLKNTNTLLTALPILISLGYQISENNIRKGFAQVCELTGLMGRWQKLQESPRVICDTGHNVAGISTIVEQFKHQNYKELRIVIGMVNDKDIRGVLHLLPKEAIYYFTQASVKRAMSASELAEIAHAEGLKGDTYPNVEQATMKAIGDSDKDDFVFVGGSSFIVADLLTFWQNQ; encoded by the coding sequence ATGAACTACGAAGAAACTGTAAATTACCTCTACAACTGTGTACCTATGTTCCAAAAAGAAGGAAGCAGTGCTTACAAAGAAGGTTTATCTACTACTAAAGCATTAGATAAACATCTAAATCACCCACATACAACATACAAAACAATACATATTGGTGGTACCAATGGAAAAGGTTCTACTTCACATACTTTAGCTGCCATATTACAAGAAGCTGGGTATAAAGTGGGCTTATATACTTCACCTCACTTAATTGATTTTAGGGAACGTATAAGGGTCAATGGGATCCCTGTTTCAGAAAAGTATGTAGTCGATTTTATTGAGAAAGAAAGAAGTTTCTATGAACCTTTGTCTCCTTCTTTTTTCGAATTAACAACAGCTTTAGCTTTTAAGTATTTTGAGGATCAAAAAGTAGATGTAGCGGTTATTGAGGTAGGACTTGGTGGACGACTAGATTGTACAAATATTATTCAGCCCGATCTTTCAATCATTACAAATATAAGCAATGACCATAATCAATTTTTAGGCAATACTCTTGCTGCTATTGCAGGAGAAAAGGCAGGAATTATTAAAGAACAGACTCCTATCGTTATTGGAGAGTATAATGATGAAACTCTCCCTGTGTTTGCAGCAAAGGCTGTCGAAATGAATGCGCCCATCTACTACGCACAAAATAATCCTACTCTTAAAGAAGAGCTATGTACTCCTAATGCTATAGGCTGGAGATATCAAACTCAACAGTATCAGAATTTAGATGGAGAGCTTGGTGGCTGGTGCCAACTTAAGAATACGAATACCCTACTTACTGCTCTTCCTATCCTTATATCTCTGGGTTACCAGATTTCTGAAAACAATATCAGAAAAGGTTTTGCTCAGGTTTGTGAACTTACAGGGCTAATGGGCAGATGGCAGAAATTACAAGAAAGTCCCAGAGTAATATGTGACACTGGACATAATGTTGCGGGTATCAGCACTATTGTAGAACAATTCAAACATCAAAATTATAAGGAGCTACGCATTGTTATAGGCATGGTTAATGATAAAGATATTAGGGGAGTTCTTCATCTTTTACCTAAAGAAGCCATTTATTATTTCACCCAAGCTTCTGTAAAAAGAGCCATGTCGGCATCTGAATTAGCAGAAATCGCACATGCCGAGGGACTAAAGGGTGATACCTACCCCAATGTAGAACAGGCTACTATGAAGGCGATAGGTGATAGTGATAAAGACGATTTTGTATTTGTTGGAGGTAGCAGTTTTATTGTTGCCGATCTATTAACTTTTTGGCAAAACCAATAA